CTCAGATCGAGGTCGTTCGCGTGGATACACGCCGCACGCGAGGTCGTCCCTTCGACCGGAGCGAGTTCGGGGTTCCCGCCGGTTCGACACGCCTCGGTCGCGTACGCACAGCGCGGCGCGAAGTTACATCCCTGCGGCAAGTCGGTGAGGTCCGGCATCGCCCCGTCGAGCGTCGGGAGTTCGTCGTACTGTACGTCCGCTTGGGGAATCGAATCGATCAAGCCGCGCGTGTACGGATGGCGCGGGTTCTCGAACAGGTCGTCGAGTTCCGCGGTCTCGACGAGGTTGCCCGCGTACATCACCCCGACGTGATCGCACGTCTGGGCGACGACGCCGAGATTGTGCGTGATCATCAGGATGGCCATCCCCTTCTCGTCCTGTAGGTCGTTCAGCAGGTCAAGGATCTTCGCCTGGGTCGTCACGTCGAGCGCCGTCGTCGGCTCGTCCGCGATGATCAGGTCCGGCTTACAGGAGAGTCCGATCGCGATGAGGACGCGTTGGCGCATCCCGCCGGAGAACTCGTGGGGATAGTCGTCGAACCGCTCCGCCGCATCCGGAATCTCGACGTCCCGCATCACCTCGATGGCCTGCTCGCGCGCCGCCGGTCGGTCCTTGTCCTGGTGGTGCATGATCGTCTCCACGATCTGTTCGCCGACCGTGAGCACCGGGTTGAGCGACGACATCGGGTCCTGCGGAATGAGCGCGACTTTGTTCCCGCGAACAGCGCGCATCTCCTTCTCGGAGAGCGAGAGCAGGTTCTCGCCGTCGAAGAGAACTTCGCCGCCGGTGATTTCGCCGGGCGTATCGATGAGTTGGAGCAGGGAACGCGCGGTGACGCTTTTTCCGGCACCGCTCTCCCCGACCAAACCCATCGTCTCGCCAGCATCGAGGGCGAACGATACGTCGTTTGCGGCGACGACCGCCCCGTCCTCCGTGAGGAACTCCGTCCTGAGGTCGCGAACTTCGAGGAGGGGTTGCCGTCCGCCGTCCGTGTTTTCTCGGTTCATTCTATCGAATCCACCTTGGGGTCGAGAACGTCTCTGAGGCCGTCACCGAGCAGGTTGAACCCGATGACGGTGACGGCGATGGCGATACCGGGGAAGATGATGATCCACGGCGCGGTCTGCATGAAGCCGCTCCCGTTGTTGATCATCAGTCCCCACGAGGGCGTCGGTGGCTGTGCACCGAGTCCCAAAAACGACAGGCTCGCTTCCGCCAGCATCGCGAAGGCGATGTTCAGCGACCCCTGCACGAGCAGCGGGGCCGAACAGTTCGGTAACACCTCGCTGAAGATGATGTATGGGTTGCTCTCCCCGCGGGCGATAGCCGCCTCGACGTACGCCTCGTTTCGCTCGGACAACGTCGCGCTCCGGGCGACGCGGGCGATGTACGGCGTGTACACGAACGCCAACGCGATGATGACGTTGTCGAGTTCCGGCCCGAGAACGACCAACAAGGTCAGTGCGAGGAGAATGGGCGGGAAGGACATCGCGGCGTCCATGAACCGCATC
This sequence is a window from Haladaptatus sp. R4. Protein-coding genes within it:
- a CDS encoding ABC transporter ATP-binding protein; protein product: MNRENTDGGRQPLLEVRDLRTEFLTEDGAVVAANDVSFALDAGETMGLVGESGAGKSVTARSLLQLIDTPGEITGGEVLFDGENLLSLSEKEMRAVRGNKVALIPQDPMSSLNPVLTVGEQIVETIMHHQDKDRPAAREQAIEVMRDVEIPDAAERFDDYPHEFSGGMRQRVLIAIGLSCKPDLIIADEPTTALDVTTQAKILDLLNDLQDEKGMAILMITHNLGVVAQTCDHVGVMYAGNLVETAELDDLFENPRHPYTRGLIDSIPQADVQYDELPTLDGAMPDLTDLPQGCNFAPRCAYATEACRTGGNPELAPVEGTTSRAACIHANDLDLSQGYEAEESGHERKQSTAAASRCSR
- a CDS encoding ABC transporter permease, which gives rise to MATSTSNSTTTSARKERFERFARQFRNNTKAMIGLVIVVALIMVAIFAPVIAPYSISHTSVADRTQSPSVDHPFGTDDLGRDIFSRVVMGSRISLKVGFGAITGALLIGTVIGLVSGFYGGIIDELLMRFMDAAMSFPPILLALTLLVVLGPELDNVIIALAFVYTPYIARVARSATLSERNEAYVEAAIARGESNPYIIFSEVLPNCSAPLLVQGSLNIAFAMLAEASLSFLGLGAQPPTPSWGLMINNGSGFMQTAPWIIIFPGIAIAVTVIGFNLLGDGLRDVLDPKVDSIE